Proteins found in one Maridesulfovibrio sp. genomic segment:
- a CDS encoding FUSC family protein: MFADSFAILKKEFRWDSITFRHALKAAAAITFAIIAARFLELRHAVWLPVSVIVVMRPSVGGTLRLGWKRFWGTAIGAAIGVGILFLQPSSTVLIGLIVLSFFIMILVRVFSYIIFSCSLSVAVILLLGVIFTDGWQFGVERILDTGLGIVIGIAASFGVWPNMARKNLRAKMANLVQLQSTHFKKLSESYLLGGVSESELVQSRIEASGMLDTCAEFFREAAAEPGMQGWQRNELTRLIRSFTRMHSLLMTMSTIIRRGYGGPLPSIAKGMTDILKATADHYAWLECYSLTPEDCPDEPDYEKAIDRFMGAVGEARIRGDFEDVPLDRRNNISAFIWNIHALGSEISRAGRRMHDLRYGRS; this comes from the coding sequence GTGTTCGCTGATTCATTCGCAATACTCAAAAAAGAATTCCGCTGGGATTCCATCACCTTCCGCCATGCCCTTAAGGCGGCCGCAGCCATTACGTTTGCCATCATAGCTGCCCGTTTTCTGGAGCTGCGTCATGCTGTCTGGCTGCCGGTGAGTGTTATTGTCGTCATGAGGCCTTCGGTCGGAGGAACACTCCGTCTGGGCTGGAAAAGATTCTGGGGAACGGCAATCGGGGCCGCAATCGGGGTTGGGATTCTGTTTTTGCAGCCTTCCAGCACAGTCCTTATCGGGCTGATAGTGTTATCATTCTTTATAATGATTCTGGTCCGAGTCTTTAGCTACATTATTTTTTCCTGTAGTCTCAGTGTCGCAGTGATTCTATTGCTGGGAGTGATTTTTACTGATGGATGGCAGTTCGGCGTGGAGCGTATCCTTGATACCGGTCTGGGAATAGTCATCGGTATTGCAGCATCTTTCGGGGTCTGGCCCAATATGGCCCGGAAAAATCTGCGTGCCAAAATGGCTAATCTTGTGCAGTTACAGTCCACTCATTTTAAAAAACTGTCCGAATCCTATCTGCTTGGCGGAGTAAGTGAATCGGAGCTCGTTCAGAGCAGGATAGAGGCTTCCGGTATGCTGGATACATGTGCTGAATTTTTCCGCGAAGCTGCGGCAGAACCGGGCATGCAGGGCTGGCAGCGTAACGAATTGACCCGGTTGATTCGTTCTTTTACCCGTATGCACAGTTTGTTAATGACTATGTCTACCATTATCCGCAGGGGGTACGGTGGGCCACTTCCGTCAATCGCCAAGGGAATGACCGACATCCTGAAAGCAACGGCGGATCACTACGCCTGGCTGGAATGCTATTCCCTGACCCCTGAGGACTGCCCGGATGAGCCTGATTATGAAAAGGCTATCGATAGGTTTATGGGCGCAGTCGGGGAAGCCCGCATTCGAGGTGATTTTGAAGATGTGCCGCTTGACCGGCGTAACAACATTTCAGCTTTTATCTGGAACATACATGCTCTCGGCAGCGAAATTTCAAGGGCGGGAAGGCGGATGCATGATCTTCGTTACGGACGTAGTTAA
- a CDS encoding amino acid ABC transporter ATP-binding protein yields MESILEIKKVVKRFGSLTAVNNIDLKISRGEKVVIVGPSGSGKSTLLRTMNFLETIDSGEIHFEGKPCGYIYSEGAPVLAPQKSLCALRSEIGMVFQQFNLFPHMTVLQNVMEGQVTVLGKSKDEAREVALQMLDKVGLSDRATVFPVTLSGGQKQRVAIARALAMKPKMMLFDEPTSALDPELVGEVFDTIRSLADDGMTMVIVTHNMGFAREVADTVIFMESGDFIAKGSPKEFFSAETIHPRIKEFMDKLL; encoded by the coding sequence ATGGAATCAATTTTAGAAATTAAGAAAGTCGTTAAGCGCTTCGGCAGTCTGACTGCGGTCAACAATATCGACCTCAAGATCAGCCGCGGTGAAAAAGTGGTTATCGTCGGTCCCAGCGGGTCCGGTAAGTCCACTCTGCTGCGGACTATGAATTTTCTCGAAACCATCGATTCCGGGGAAATCCATTTTGAAGGCAAGCCCTGCGGCTACATCTATTCCGAGGGTGCTCCGGTGCTTGCGCCACAGAAAAGTCTCTGTGCGCTGAGGTCAGAAATAGGCATGGTTTTTCAGCAGTTCAACCTCTTTCCGCATATGACCGTTTTACAAAACGTCATGGAAGGGCAGGTTACCGTGCTGGGTAAATCAAAGGATGAAGCCCGCGAAGTCGCGTTGCAGATGCTTGATAAAGTAGGTCTCTCGGACCGCGCTACCGTTTTTCCGGTAACTCTTTCCGGCGGTCAGAAGCAGCGGGTTGCCATCGCCCGTGCGCTGGCTATGAAACCGAAAATGATGCTCTTTGACGAACCTACATCCGCGCTTGACCCTGAGCTTGTCGGGGAGGTCTTCGATACCATTCGTTCACTGGCCGACGATGGCATGACCATGGTCATAGTAACCCATAACATGGGCTTTGCGCGTGAGGTTGCCGACACAGTGATCTTTATGGAATCCGGTGATTTTATAGCCAAAGGTTCTCCAAAAGAGTTCTTTTCCGCTGAAACCATACATCCGCGAATCAAAGAATTTATGGATAAGCTTTTGTAA
- a CDS encoding AAA family ATPase: MTSILKDRELPLENLRWTLDPEELPFTTTEELEHDNEIIGQCRGVEAFRFGMGMTLKGYNIFVTGPADTGKQSTVKKMLTDLSKSDKSPDDLLYVNNFKATESPVLIRMPAGDGAAFKKQIHDFLEGIKREVPQLFESQEYIARKNEIIEMHEKQTREFFQGVEDKVKDSGLVIVNMQMGQFQRPDVVPLVDGEPIRMIQLEEKVEKGRFPREEFEKLKKRQKDLKEEIDNILTQVRKLQKEVKKKSEDVDKLMFMNLAQDLIAPLKEKYSDPKILKYFDEMLEEMSNDLDSLRMIGRKPHAGEGGMMFMPPQAEAILHPYQVNLLVDNSEQSSPPVIFESYPTYRNLFGSIERVMDRHGGWRTDFTKIKAGSFIKANGGYLVINLMDAIVEPGVWPTLKRSLKTEKIEIQTFDPYYFISSTGLKPEPIDMEVKVVVLGAPYLYQLLRHYDPDVPKIFKVRADFETSMDRDTDAINAVSKFISRVVEKDKLMPFDRTGVAAIVEQAVRMSGRQEKITTSFPLLADLLAEASHYASRNGSTAVEAKHVDQALDAHRKRSNQTEERLQEMIDRGSLYVDTDGAVVGQVNGLAVYSMGDYSFGKPSRITAVTAMGKGGIINIEREAEMSGPTHNKGMFILSGFLRRQFAQDKPLSLTASIAFEQSYGGIDGDSASSTELYALLSSLADVPIRQDIAVTGSVNQKGEVQPIGGVNQKVEGFYLCCKHAGLTGNQGVMIPEPNVKDLMLRKEVVEAVREGKFHIWSVENIEQGIEILTGTAAGEKDSDGKYPEDSIYGQVDAKLINLAEGLKKFGSDDEEKDDSKKESGKSCGCGK, translated from the coding sequence ATGACCAGCATCCTGAAGGACCGTGAACTGCCGCTTGAAAATCTGAGATGGACCCTGGACCCCGAAGAGCTGCCATTCACTACCACAGAGGAACTTGAACATGATAATGAAATAATAGGCCAGTGCCGCGGAGTTGAGGCTTTCCGCTTCGGCATGGGCATGACCCTAAAAGGTTACAACATTTTTGTAACCGGACCTGCCGATACCGGTAAGCAATCAACCGTAAAAAAGATGCTCACCGATCTTTCAAAATCGGATAAAAGCCCGGACGACCTGCTCTACGTAAATAATTTCAAAGCAACCGAATCCCCCGTCCTGATCCGTATGCCCGCCGGTGATGGAGCCGCCTTTAAAAAACAGATTCATGATTTCCTCGAAGGTATCAAACGCGAGGTTCCGCAGCTTTTTGAAAGTCAAGAATATATCGCCCGCAAGAATGAAATAATTGAAATGCATGAGAAACAGACCCGCGAATTTTTTCAGGGCGTGGAAGATAAGGTTAAAGATTCCGGTCTGGTCATCGTCAATATGCAGATGGGACAATTCCAGCGTCCGGATGTGGTTCCGCTGGTGGACGGCGAACCCATCCGCATGATTCAACTTGAAGAAAAGGTCGAAAAGGGACGTTTTCCACGCGAGGAATTTGAAAAACTCAAAAAGCGGCAGAAGGATCTTAAGGAAGAAATTGACAATATACTCACGCAGGTCCGCAAACTTCAAAAAGAAGTGAAGAAAAAGAGTGAAGACGTGGACAAGCTCATGTTCATGAATCTTGCTCAGGACCTGATAGCGCCGCTTAAGGAAAAATACTCTGACCCAAAAATCTTAAAGTATTTTGATGAAATGCTTGAAGAGATGAGCAATGACCTTGATTCCCTGCGCATGATAGGCAGAAAGCCGCACGCAGGAGAAGGTGGGATGATGTTCATGCCGCCGCAGGCCGAAGCGATACTTCATCCTTATCAGGTTAATCTGCTGGTGGATAACTCCGAACAGAGCAGTCCTCCGGTTATTTTTGAATCGTACCCCACCTATCGCAACCTGTTCGGTTCCATCGAAAGGGTTATGGACAGGCACGGAGGCTGGCGCACCGATTTTACCAAGATCAAAGCCGGTTCATTTATCAAGGCCAACGGCGGCTATCTGGTTATAAATCTCATGGACGCCATTGTTGAACCGGGAGTGTGGCCGACCCTGAAACGTTCCCTGAAAACAGAAAAAATAGAGATTCAGACCTTCGATCCCTACTATTTCATATCCTCCACCGGCCTTAAACCGGAACCCATCGATATGGAAGTGAAAGTGGTCGTTCTCGGTGCTCCGTACCTTTACCAGCTGCTGCGGCATTATGATCCTGATGTACCCAAGATTTTCAAGGTCCGCGCGGACTTCGAGACTTCCATGGACCGGGATACCGATGCAATCAATGCCGTATCAAAATTCATCAGCCGGGTGGTGGAAAAAGATAAACTTATGCCCTTTGACCGGACCGGCGTGGCTGCGATCGTCGAGCAGGCAGTAAGGATGTCCGGACGACAGGAAAAAATTACAACCTCGTTTCCGCTGCTGGCCGATTTACTGGCTGAAGCCAGCCACTACGCATCCCGCAACGGTTCAACCGCCGTGGAAGCCAAACATGTAGATCAGGCACTTGACGCCCATCGGAAACGTTCAAACCAGACTGAAGAACGTTTGCAGGAAATGATAGACCGCGGCAGCCTTTACGTTGATACCGACGGCGCTGTAGTCGGGCAGGTCAACGGTCTGGCTGTATATTCCATGGGCGATTATTCCTTCGGCAAGCCCTCGCGCATTACCGCCGTTACGGCCATGGGCAAGGGCGGCATAATCAACATTGAGCGTGAAGCCGAAATGTCCGGCCCGACCCATAATAAAGGAATGTTCATCCTTTCAGGATTCCTGCGCCGTCAATTTGCTCAGGATAAACCGCTATCTCTGACCGCCAGCATCGCTTTTGAACAATCTTACGGAGGCATCGACGGAGACTCGGCCTCATCCACCGAGCTTTACGCCCTGCTCTCCTCCCTTGCGGATGTTCCCATCCGTCAGGATATCGCCGTGACCGGATCTGTTAACCAGAAAGGAGAAGTACAGCCAATCGGCGGTGTTAACCAGAAAGTTGAAGGATTTTATCTCTGCTGTAAACATGCCGGACTGACCGGTAATCAGGGAGTCATGATACCCGAACCAAACGTCAAAGACCTCATGCTCCGTAAAGAAGTTGTGGAGGCCGTGCGTGAAGGCAAATTCCATATCTGGTCGGTGGAAAACATCGAGCAGGGAATTGAGATCCTGACCGGAACAGCAGCCGGGGAAAAAGACAGCGACGGTAAATATCCCGAAGATTCCATCTACGGTCAGGTAGATGCAAAACTGATAAACCTCGCAGAAGGACTCAAAAAATTCGGCTCCGATGACGAGGAGAAGGATGACAGCAAAAAAGAAAGCGGTAAAAGCTGCGGATGCGGCAAGTAA
- a CDS encoding Hsp20/alpha crystallin family protein, translating to MPNLTSWGSREIERLKTDMDKLFNSLCHDYGIPSVCGIIDCTPQTHMTEIGESLEVSTTMPGFHAEDLEVKVTETSMTISGEKNVTFEGARQSSHFKKTLPLPCRVDPENVTATFKDGVLKIVLNKCIIKPQKVISITAE from the coding sequence ATGCCAAACCTTACTTCGTGGGGAAGCCGGGAAATTGAAAGGCTGAAAACAGATATGGATAAGCTCTTCAACAGCCTCTGCCATGATTACGGTATCCCCTCAGTATGCGGGATTATTGACTGCACACCGCAAACCCATATGACAGAAATCGGAGAATCCCTTGAGGTGAGTACCACCATGCCCGGATTCCATGCTGAAGATCTGGAGGTCAAAGTAACTGAAACATCAATGACCATTTCCGGAGAAAAAAATGTCACCTTTGAAGGCGCCCGGCAGTCCAGTCATTTTAAGAAAACACTCCCCCTACCCTGCCGGGTGGACCCGGAGAATGTAACCGCCACCTTCAAAGACGGCGTACTGAAAATTGTACTCAATAAATGCATCATTAAGCCGCAAAAAGTTATTTCCATAACCGCTGAATAG
- a CDS encoding FUSC family membrane protein has product MKLISEFYRIFIRPVDPGLFMTKYAIKSICACLLALSLGYIVGMSSKFLQWSAYGSLVVVIFRAGSTLAKRRAVARWLALTVMCLVPVSTLLGNYPVVLEIYLFLLAFTVFFVPVLGVAAATASTGVLIINLLALTSPDTFLMGLERSGAVFFGAAISYIFLFYLWPMNPEKVLNRAGSVALTDIGDYFRAVASSTGSKEDLKEIAEIHERSVESLRRYRGFMEAMNVDPVKGLGSYEGPSALYALLVRMIEAVVGLANSRQFAEHSTVFKDMRFKFSDLAGRSSVAFDVLAAGISTGKGQVDLRGLDEGIADLESELLRLGAYKRDDGLRDEFLEAWGAIYGLRNLSTEFAEMSKLCCRGGACSVR; this is encoded by the coding sequence ATGAAATTAATATCAGAATTCTATAGAATCTTTATCCGGCCGGTCGATCCGGGGTTGTTCATGACCAAGTACGCGATCAAGTCAATCTGCGCCTGTCTGCTGGCTTTGTCGCTGGGCTATATAGTGGGCATGAGCAGTAAGTTCCTGCAATGGTCCGCTTACGGATCATTGGTGGTGGTTATTTTTCGCGCGGGTAGCACTCTCGCTAAACGCAGAGCCGTAGCCCGTTGGCTGGCGCTGACGGTGATGTGTCTTGTCCCTGTTTCGACTTTGCTTGGAAACTATCCGGTTGTATTGGAAATTTATCTTTTTTTATTGGCGTTCACGGTTTTCTTTGTGCCGGTATTGGGCGTGGCTGCCGCAACCGCTTCTACCGGGGTACTTATTATCAATCTGTTGGCGCTGACTTCGCCGGATACTTTTCTAATGGGATTGGAACGTTCCGGGGCAGTCTTTTTCGGGGCTGCTATTTCTTATATTTTCCTTTTTTATCTCTGGCCGATGAATCCTGAGAAAGTGCTCAATCGGGCCGGATCGGTAGCTCTGACCGATATCGGCGATTATTTCCGTGCGGTTGCTTCATCCACCGGTAGTAAGGAAGATCTGAAGGAAATTGCTGAAATTCATGAAAGGTCTGTGGAATCCTTGCGCCGCTACCGAGGCTTTATGGAAGCCATGAACGTGGATCCGGTAAAAGGTCTTGGCAGCTACGAAGGTCCCTCCGCCTTGTACGCTCTGCTGGTGCGGATGATTGAAGCTGTGGTCGGGCTGGCAAACAGCCGTCAGTTCGCGGAGCACAGTACTGTTTTCAAGGATATGCGTTTCAAGTTCAGTGATCTTGCCGGCAGAAGTTCCGTTGCCTTTGATGTTCTGGCGGCGGGTATCTCCACCGGGAAGGGACAGGTAGACCTGCGCGGTCTGGATGAGGGGATTGCGGATCTGGAAAGCGAGCTGCTTCGTCTGGGTGCCTATAAGCGCGACGATGGTTTGCGCGATGAATTTCTTGAAGCATGGGGCGCAATATACGGTCTGCGCAACCTGAGTACGGAGTTTGCAGAGATGAGTAAACTCTGCTGCAGGGGAGGTGCGTGCAGTGTTCGCTGA
- a CDS encoding methyl-accepting chemotaxis protein, with product MFKNMKISTKTIAIALAGPAITALIMGYLQVSSIQEEAQDAILKKSRAIVQLAEASREQMNKKLNDGVIMPFKDIPPEKVIEAVPVISAINVVRTNAKTSNYTFRVPKESPRNIKNAPTPLESRILKQMKNNGEDEATVIEDGQIRYFKAIRLTEECLYCHGDPAGGKDVTGGIKEGWKVNEIHGAFEIISSLAPAQKRTTAAIIDVSLWTLAIFGIISVAAIRLIRNNVAKPLNEITAQTKNMSDGDFSRRLIAVRNDEIGIVKNTLNAMVDSITEVIRTVTGATNSVNTGSKELSDAAENLANGAASQASSIEEIASTMEEMTSSINQNANNSNKTADIARNAAGDAEESGIALSQALSALTEISDKILVIDDIARQTNLLALNAAIEAARAGEHGKGFAVVASEVRKLAERSGEAAVEIITISNTSSKVANLAEEKLAALVPEIKKTAEYVQEIAAASREQSEGATQVNAALQQLDNVIQQNAAAAEEIAATTKELFEQSESLADTTSFFKINDD from the coding sequence ATGTTTAAGAACATGAAAATCAGCACGAAGACAATCGCTATTGCTCTGGCGGGTCCGGCAATAACAGCCCTGATAATGGGCTACCTGCAGGTTTCATCAATTCAAGAAGAAGCGCAAGATGCTATCTTGAAAAAAAGCAGGGCCATAGTTCAGCTTGCTGAAGCTTCACGGGAACAAATGAACAAGAAATTGAACGACGGAGTTATAATGCCGTTCAAAGATATCCCACCTGAAAAAGTAATAGAAGCAGTGCCTGTAATCTCTGCCATCAATGTTGTCAGGACAAATGCCAAAACATCCAACTACACTTTTCGGGTTCCTAAAGAATCACCCCGTAACATTAAGAATGCACCGACTCCGCTGGAAAGTAGAATTTTAAAACAAATGAAAAATAACGGTGAAGACGAAGCCACTGTCATCGAAGATGGGCAGATTCGATATTTTAAAGCCATCAGATTAACTGAAGAATGCTTATATTGTCACGGAGATCCTGCCGGCGGCAAAGATGTTACAGGCGGCATAAAGGAAGGCTGGAAAGTTAACGAGATTCATGGCGCATTTGAAATTATCAGTTCACTTGCTCCTGCCCAAAAAAGAACAACCGCAGCAATTATCGATGTATCCTTGTGGACATTGGCAATATTCGGAATCATCTCTGTTGCTGCAATACGCCTCATACGCAATAACGTTGCAAAGCCACTTAATGAAATTACAGCACAGACAAAAAATATGAGTGATGGAGACTTCAGCCGCAGGCTGATTGCGGTTCGTAATGATGAAATCGGAATAGTTAAGAACACTCTAAATGCAATGGTTGATAGCATTACTGAAGTTATTCGTACTGTTACCGGTGCTACAAATTCCGTAAATACAGGTAGCAAAGAGCTATCGGATGCTGCGGAGAATCTAGCAAACGGTGCCGCCAGTCAGGCTTCCAGCATTGAAGAAATTGCATCCACAATGGAAGAAATGACCTCCAGCATTAATCAAAATGCCAACAATTCAAATAAAACTGCGGACATAGCTCGAAATGCTGCGGGCGATGCAGAAGAAAGCGGCATTGCATTGTCGCAGGCTCTTTCAGCCCTCACTGAAATATCTGATAAGATACTGGTAATTGATGATATCGCGCGCCAGACGAATCTTCTGGCATTAAATGCAGCCATTGAAGCTGCCCGGGCAGGTGAACACGGTAAAGGATTTGCCGTAGTAGCATCAGAAGTGCGTAAGCTGGCAGAGCGCAGTGGTGAAGCCGCGGTCGAAATAATCACCATATCTAACACCAGTTCAAAAGTAGCAAATCTCGCCGAGGAAAAGCTGGCAGCACTGGTGCCGGAGATAAAAAAGACAGCTGAATATGTACAGGAAATAGCAGCAGCAAGCCGGGAACAAAGTGAAGGAGCAACGCAAGTTAATGCAGCCCTTCAGCAACTCGATAATGTTATTCAACAAAATGCCGCTGCGGCAGAAGAGATAGCAGCTACAACCAAAGAACTGTTCGAGCAATCAGAAAGTCTAGCGGATACAACTTCATTCTTTAAAATCAATGATGACTAA
- a CDS encoding amino acid ABC transporter substrate-binding protein, whose translation MKRVLVILMVAMMLAFATTAMAGDGSLEKVQKAGKLTIGLDDTFAPMGFRKDDGTLVGFDVDAAEEVGKRLGIKIVWQPTAWSGVIHSLNAKKFDCIWNGMTITPEREKAVAFSKPYIMDGQIAVISMGNKAIKAHKDFGGKVVGVQKGSPALEAAKSLNPAPKEIRQYDTNVKALLDLESGRLDGVVVDNIAGRYSMAQRPGKYVALPGYITSEAFGIAFRQGEDSLREAVQKTIDAMIADGTMGKISRKWFGEDVTNPAKW comes from the coding sequence ATGAAAAGGGTATTAGTAATTCTCATGGTTGCAATGATGCTGGCATTTGCAACCACAGCAATGGCTGGTGACGGTTCTCTCGAAAAAGTACAGAAAGCCGGTAAACTCACCATCGGTCTTGACGACACATTCGCCCCTATGGGTTTCCGCAAGGATGACGGAACTCTGGTCGGTTTTGACGTTGATGCCGCTGAAGAAGTTGGTAAACGCCTCGGAATCAAAATTGTTTGGCAGCCCACCGCATGGTCCGGTGTCATCCACTCCCTGAACGCTAAGAAGTTTGATTGTATCTGGAACGGTATGACCATCACTCCCGAGCGTGAAAAAGCAGTTGCATTCTCCAAGCCTTACATCATGGACGGCCAGATCGCTGTTATTTCCATGGGCAACAAGGCTATCAAGGCTCATAAGGATTTCGGCGGCAAAGTTGTTGGCGTACAGAAAGGTTCGCCTGCTCTTGAGGCTGCAAAATCCCTCAATCCCGCACCTAAAGAAATTCGTCAGTACGACACCAACGTTAAAGCTCTGCTCGACCTTGAATCCGGTCGTCTGGACGGCGTTGTTGTAGATAACATCGCAGGCCGTTATTCCATGGCCCAGCGTCCCGGTAAATACGTTGCGCTTCCCGGCTATATCACCAGCGAAGCATTCGGTATCGCTTTCCGTCAGGGCGAAGATTCCCTGCGTGAAGCTGTACAGAAAACCATCGACGCTATGATCGCTGACGGTACCATGGGTAAAATATCCCGCAAATGGTTCGGTGAAGATGTCACCAACCCCGCTAAATGGTAA
- a CDS encoding ABC transporter permease subunit (The N-terminal region of this protein, as described by TIGR01726, is a three transmembrane segment that identifies a subfamily of ABC transporter permease subunits, which specificities that include histidine, arginine, glutamine, glutamate, L-cystine (sic), the opines (in Agrobacterium) octopine and nopaline, etc.), protein MTIKNNKLWKSGALASLFLLFALLIFPAASTASVDADALLKQASNALTVGKIDQACTLFKQVPAPGPNGDDGQYVYSRMQLARISYSMKDPAKARSYAEQVISVYPDNVEAQNFLTSLDRETKPQWQKTLEDCKRFMPNLLKGASMTLLLVFFTMIVSPIGGLFIALGKISRMQPFVSISWFIIWFFRGTPLLLQLFFIYYGLPAIGITLSPLAAALIGLGINYSAYLAEIIRAGIESIDDGQTEAAKALGMTYGQTMRRVIIPQTYKRIIPPIANEFIALIKDTALVSTIAMVELMRAADQMFNAYFNVTVLVMAAVIYLIFTSVFTFLFEKIEYKVGVYERR, encoded by the coding sequence ATGACTATTAAGAATAATAAACTCTGGAAGAGCGGGGCTTTGGCCTCGCTCTTTCTGCTGTTTGCACTTTTGATTTTTCCGGCTGCGTCCACCGCAAGTGTGGATGCCGACGCACTGCTTAAGCAGGCCAGTAATGCCCTGACTGTAGGCAAGATTGATCAGGCCTGTACCCTGTTTAAACAGGTTCCCGCCCCCGGTCCTAACGGGGATGACGGGCAGTATGTCTATTCCCGCATGCAGTTGGCGCGTATCAGCTATTCAATGAAAGATCCGGCCAAGGCCCGCTCCTACGCAGAGCAGGTTATCTCCGTATATCCGGATAATGTTGAAGCACAGAATTTCCTGACTTCGCTTGACCGCGAAACCAAGCCTCAATGGCAGAAGACTCTTGAAGACTGTAAGCGCTTCATGCCCAATCTGCTGAAAGGGGCTTCCATGACCCTGCTGCTGGTCTTCTTCACCATGATCGTTTCACCTATCGGCGGTCTTTTTATTGCGCTTGGTAAGATCAGCCGCATGCAGCCGTTCGTTTCCATCAGCTGGTTTATCATCTGGTTTTTCCGCGGAACCCCGCTTTTGCTGCAGCTCTTTTTTATTTATTACGGTTTGCCTGCGATCGGCATTACGCTTTCTCCGCTGGCTGCGGCACTTATCGGTCTTGGTATCAACTATTCCGCTTACCTTGCCGAGATCATCAGGGCCGGTATCGAGTCTATTGACGACGGCCAGACAGAAGCCGCAAAAGCTTTGGGCATGACTTACGGCCAGACCATGCGACGGGTCATCATTCCGCAGACCTATAAACGGATCATCCCGCCCATTGCCAATGAATTCATCGCGTTGATCAAGGACACAGCACTTGTTTCCACCATTGCCATGGTTGAGCTTATGCGTGCTGCCGACCAGATGTTCAACGCCTATTTCAATGTAACTGTATTGGTGATGGCCGCTGTCATCTATCTTATTTTTACCTCCGTATTCACCTTTCTCTTCGAGAAGATAGAATACAAGGTCGGGGTATACGAGAGACGTTAA
- a CDS encoding type 1 glutamine amidotransferase domain-containing protein: MKLNGQRVLMFIDNVFEDMELLYPYYRLIEEGAEVVVAGPEYGEVYIGKNGYPFKSTAAIADMNAGDFDILVVAGGFAPDKLRRDPKVLELTREINEAGKIVAHICHGGWIPISAKIMSGYKCTSTPGIKDDLENAGATWVDEEVVVDRNQVSSRKPDDLPAFCREIIKLAAK; the protein is encoded by the coding sequence ATGAAATTGAACGGACAGCGCGTTTTGATGTTTATTGATAATGTTTTTGAAGATATGGAGCTGTTGTACCCCTACTATCGTTTGATTGAAGAGGGCGCGGAAGTTGTGGTTGCCGGACCGGAATATGGCGAAGTGTATATCGGCAAAAACGGCTACCCTTTTAAATCAACCGCTGCCATTGCTGACATGAATGCAGGTGATTTTGATATTCTGGTCGTCGCGGGCGGTTTCGCTCCTGATAAATTGCGCCGGGACCCGAAGGTTCTGGAATTGACCCGCGAGATTAACGAGGCCGGAAAAATTGTGGCTCATATCTGCCACGGGGGATGGATTCCCATTTCTGCAAAGATTATGAGCGGCTATAAGTGTACATCGACTCCTGGAATTAAAGACGACCTTGAAAATGCTGGAGCTACGTGGGTAGATGAAGAGGTTGTAGTTGACCGTAATCAGGTATCGTCCCGCAAACCGGATGATTTGCCGGCGTTTTGTCGCGAAATAATAAAACTGGCTGCCAAGTAG